A single window of Bordetella genomosp. 11 DNA harbors:
- a CDS encoding PRC-barrel domain-containing protein — MQRTDISSIFAAWGHALAIGLAVAVPTSTIMAQGAPQSITEKRVDVVQLATGYRASKLIGSDVQNSDKDKIGTVDDIIVSPADQEPYAILSVGGLLGMGNRLVAVPFKELHVTDKRLRMEGASKDSLRALPEFRYAKD; from the coding sequence ATGCAACGAACCGACATTTCGTCGATATTTGCCGCGTGGGGACATGCCCTCGCGATCGGGTTGGCTGTCGCAGTGCCTACCAGCACGATTATGGCGCAAGGCGCACCGCAATCCATTACGGAAAAGCGCGTGGACGTAGTGCAGCTTGCGACAGGCTATCGCGCGTCTAAGCTCATCGGATCCGATGTCCAGAACAGCGATAAGGACAAGATCGGTACCGTCGACGACATCATCGTCAGCCCGGCCGACCAGGAACCGTACGCCATACTGTCCGTGGGCGGCTTGCTTGGCATGGGAAACCGGCTGGTCGCGGTGCCCTTCAAAGAGCTGCATGTGACGGACAAGCGGTTGCGCATGGAAGGCGCGAGTAAGGATAGCCTGCGCGCGCTGCCCGAATTCCGCTACGCCAAGGATTGA
- a CDS encoding DUF2934 domain-containing protein, giving the protein MPEQLVDVLNGAGRVLHTYRITLATQGEAGDDAAYVAKALEAAANGRLVPDAELVGLSARIHVSRGGQLAPVGDETAPDSETKQGLEQSVRDRAYFLWERAGRPEGRADEFWHRALDEHLQERAYTLWVQAGRLEGGADQYWQQITNFQSQ; this is encoded by the coding sequence ATGCCAGAACAGCTCGTGGACGTCCTAAATGGGGCGGGTAGAGTGTTACACACGTACCGCATCACCCTCGCGACTCAAGGTGAGGCGGGCGACGATGCGGCTTACGTGGCGAAAGCGTTGGAGGCCGCCGCCAATGGCCGCTTGGTTCCGGACGCCGAATTGGTCGGCCTTAGCGCCCGGATACATGTCAGCCGCGGCGGCCAGTTGGCACCCGTGGGCGATGAGACCGCGCCCGATTCAGAAACGAAGCAAGGCTTGGAGCAGTCTGTTCGGGACAGAGCCTATTTTCTCTGGGAACGGGCTGGGCGGCCCGAAGGCCGCGCAGACGAGTTCTGGCATCGAGCCCTTGATGAGCATTTGCAGGAGCGGGCGTACACGCTGTGGGTTCAAGCGGGACGTCTCGAAGGAGGGGCCGACCAATATTGGCAGCAGATCACCAACTTCCAATCGCAATGA
- a CDS encoding DUF7673 family protein: MSLAAKPEGAAGIDLAGLGDLASMLDAPMHTAGEPTYFDLAVIHEDEENSRTADNPGFSAESIHELATSIKKKGIKSPISLRPHPTMPGHFVINHGHRRFRAAEVAGLMQVPAFVDPDFDDIDQVIENVQRENLTAREIADFIGRKLSEGMTQADVAGMLGKSKAWVSQHVRMLSLPDPVAQAVVTGKVQDVTLAYELASAHRDAPAAVEALLTNIDAKPTRTAVKNIRREAKEAKPAPLRKPDPEVMASAKAELQRRRDRDAQVRLEQADPTLRQEGVDALWRLIKIAEQYTGQSKRVADFLLAWWNATSCGGFDLTDLWGVDHEIADDMMRVLFLIRQTRAYPDALSPTVHAAFKSLVTSRRPNLVDN; the protein is encoded by the coding sequence ATGAGTTTAGCCGCTAAACCCGAAGGTGCCGCTGGCATTGATTTGGCAGGCCTTGGCGATCTGGCATCCATGTTGGATGCTCCGATGCACACCGCCGGCGAACCGACTTATTTCGACCTAGCTGTGATCCACGAGGATGAAGAGAACTCCCGTACGGCCGACAATCCCGGATTTAGCGCCGAGAGCATTCACGAATTGGCCACGTCGATCAAGAAGAAGGGGATCAAGTCGCCGATTTCGCTGCGTCCGCATCCCACCATGCCAGGTCATTTTGTTATCAACCATGGGCATCGCCGTTTCCGCGCCGCCGAGGTCGCAGGACTGATGCAGGTCCCGGCATTTGTAGACCCGGACTTTGACGACATCGACCAGGTCATCGAAAACGTACAGCGCGAGAATCTAACTGCGCGCGAGATCGCAGACTTCATCGGGCGCAAGCTCTCCGAAGGTATGACGCAGGCGGATGTCGCCGGAATGCTCGGAAAATCCAAGGCCTGGGTGAGTCAACACGTTCGCATGCTCTCACTGCCCGACCCGGTCGCCCAAGCCGTGGTGACTGGTAAGGTCCAGGATGTCACATTGGCCTACGAACTCGCCAGCGCCCACCGCGACGCACCTGCAGCGGTGGAAGCGTTGTTGACCAACATTGATGCGAAGCCCACGCGCACTGCGGTTAAGAATATCCGGAGAGAGGCGAAAGAGGCGAAGCCAGCGCCTTTGCGCAAACCAGATCCGGAGGTGATGGCTTCCGCGAAAGCGGAGCTGCAACGCAGGCGCGACAGGGATGCACAGGTCCGTCTTGAGCAAGCGGACCCAACGCTGCGCCAGGAGGGCGTCGATGCACTCTGGCGGCTAATCAAGATTGCGGAGCAATACACGGGGCAAAGCAAACGCGTCGCGGATTTTCTTCTCGCGTGGTGGAACGCGACCAGTTGCGGTGGCTTTGATCTCACGGACCTGTGGGGCGTGGACCACGAAATCGCGGACGACATGATGCGCGTGCTGTTTCTCATCCGTCAGACGAGAGCGTATCCAGACGCGCTATCCCCCACGGTACATGCCGCATTCAAGTCGCTTGTGACCAGCAGGCGGCCGAACCTCGTCGATAACTAG
- a CDS encoding ParA family protein — protein sequence MKTVVVAQNKGGVGKTATAAHIAFHAADAGLRVLVVDLDTGNLSKTLTRYRLTIPASSLFLDTLPRAAASDGPIGLIAADHLLANVIYLPLDQALMNYPVNLRAFEAQGYDLCVIDTPASIGIATITALRNADAVISPVEMEDYSIEGIKGMMRVILNARQYNPRLSFLGIVPSRVDSRNPRQVRHLAAIRNANEKLLAPVVIGLRTSVAEALAKGEAVWKSRKTSARAAGAEMRALGVHVLDKMGVAK from the coding sequence ATGAAAACCGTTGTCGTTGCACAGAACAAAGGCGGAGTGGGGAAGACCGCTACCGCTGCTCATATCGCCTTTCACGCCGCAGATGCGGGCCTGCGTGTCCTGGTCGTCGATCTCGATACTGGCAACTTGTCGAAGACGCTCACTAGGTACCGGCTGACCATTCCTGCCAGTTCGCTGTTCCTCGATACGCTGCCGCGGGCAGCAGCGTCTGATGGTCCAATCGGATTGATCGCGGCCGATCACTTGCTTGCCAACGTCATCTATCTGCCGCTGGACCAGGCACTCATGAATTACCCGGTAAATCTCCGGGCCTTCGAAGCGCAGGGCTATGATCTCTGCGTGATCGACACGCCCGCGAGCATCGGGATCGCGACGATCACGGCTCTCCGCAATGCCGATGCGGTCATCAGCCCGGTGGAGATGGAGGACTACAGCATCGAAGGCATCAAGGGGATGATGCGCGTCATTCTCAATGCGCGGCAGTACAACCCGAGGCTTTCCTTCCTTGGGATCGTGCCGAGCCGGGTAGATAGCCGCAATCCGAGGCAGGTGCGCCATCTTGCTGCGATTCGAAATGCCAACGAAAAACTGCTCGCTCCGGTAGTCATCGGCCTGCGCACGAGCGTCGCAGAGGCGTTGGCCAAGGGCGAGGCAGTCTGGAAGAGCCGAAAAACCTCAGCGCGCGCGGCCGGTGCCGAAATGCGCGCTCTCGGCGTGCATGTCCTCGACAAGATGGGGGTAGCGAAATGA
- a CDS encoding helix-turn-helix domain-containing protein: protein MAKKASELVAANVDRLMRKAGLSNAALEKKSGGRLKRSTVDRVRRAQGSAGVDSIAEIARALGFDLWQVCVRDLVPERPPSLLEQATGDATGLSTAERELLVKFRSLSPPFQRLVLNDLERYLQAELQTEEKKGEHTKRHA from the coding sequence ATGGCAAAAAAGGCTAGTGAACTTGTCGCGGCTAACGTGGACCGGCTTATGCGAAAAGCCGGGCTCTCGAATGCCGCCCTGGAAAAGAAAAGTGGTGGCCGACTGAAGAGGTCCACCGTAGACCGCGTGCGCCGTGCGCAGGGAAGCGCTGGTGTCGACAGCATCGCCGAAATCGCGCGAGCCCTCGGTTTTGATCTGTGGCAGGTGTGCGTGCGCGACCTGGTCCCCGAACGCCCGCCGTCACTCCTGGAGCAGGCAACAGGCGATGCAACTGGGCTCTCCACAGCGGAGCGAGAACTCCTCGTCAAATTTCGATCTTTGAGCCCCCCATTCCAGCGCCTGGTGCTCAATGACCTCGAGCGATACCTTCAGGCGGAACTGCAGACCGAAGAGAAAAAGGGGGAGCACACCAAGCGCCACGCATAG
- a CDS encoding DUF1173 family protein codes for MEKPTVYPVEVCLAGQTRTYTTEFQMDPRYAEAWKRVLLLSHGKAEVRCLCPGSGDKRLSIHSRSNSDRFHLARFPETGPEHNEDCVYYGVDPGMSGLGSYRRGVVQELDDGNTKIKLKVGLQQRASSAPEEADSPLEDNKRAPSSRTRSGQASMTLLGLLHYLWTAAGLNVWAPSMQDKRNLGVLHYHLLRVASTTYAGRVRLSSNLVIATSAPAGTQADLNKAKAIEAMNQRRRLVAIAPLAQYQTGMESTARLPIAGFHGIPHLSLSDDSWNVLKRRFEGELNGWMSGDQVVAIAQTDAPRPAAGVMRAQVVDAGLMRVTQQWIPIDSGYEAAVASALVAAQRRFEKPLRFDAGEDQVFPDFWLKDRGRALPMEVWGLTDPEYLARKEKKTSYYDETYGAGNWWQWDAASGGPIPPFP; via the coding sequence ATGGAAAAACCCACCGTGTACCCGGTCGAGGTGTGCCTCGCCGGACAAACACGTACATACACTACCGAGTTTCAGATGGATCCGCGGTACGCGGAAGCGTGGAAGCGCGTGCTCCTACTTTCCCACGGAAAGGCCGAGGTACGCTGCCTATGCCCCGGTTCCGGCGACAAGCGCCTCTCCATACACAGTCGTTCGAATTCCGATCGGTTCCACTTGGCCCGATTCCCTGAAACAGGCCCTGAACACAATGAGGATTGCGTCTATTACGGCGTGGATCCAGGAATGTCGGGGCTCGGATCATATCGCCGCGGTGTCGTTCAGGAACTTGACGACGGCAATACGAAGATCAAGCTCAAGGTTGGTCTCCAACAGAGGGCATCATCGGCACCGGAAGAGGCTGATTCTCCACTGGAGGACAACAAGCGCGCACCGTCTAGCCGGACACGATCCGGGCAAGCGAGCATGACGTTGCTGGGACTGCTGCACTACTTGTGGACGGCAGCTGGGCTCAATGTGTGGGCGCCCTCGATGCAAGACAAGCGAAACCTCGGCGTGCTGCACTACCACCTGCTGCGCGTTGCGAGCACTACGTATGCAGGTCGGGTGCGGTTGTCCAGTAATCTCGTCATCGCCACATCCGCGCCTGCTGGAACGCAGGCAGATTTGAACAAGGCCAAGGCGATCGAGGCGATGAACCAACGCCGTCGCCTTGTCGCAATTGCACCGCTGGCCCAGTACCAGACAGGCATGGAGAGCACAGCCCGACTACCGATCGCGGGCTTTCATGGCATTCCCCATCTTTCGCTTTCCGATGACAGCTGGAATGTGCTGAAGCGCCGCTTCGAGGGAGAACTTAACGGGTGGATGTCGGGCGACCAGGTCGTGGCAATTGCACAGACCGATGCGCCGCGGCCAGCAGCAGGTGTCATGCGAGCCCAGGTGGTGGACGCAGGCCTCATGCGCGTGACACAGCAATGGATTCCCATCGACTCGGGATACGAGGCGGCAGTCGCCAGCGCATTAGTCGCCGCCCAACGTCGTTTCGAAAAACCTCTGCGATTCGATGCTGGCGAGGACCAGGTCTTCCCCGACTTCTGGCTCAAGGACCGCGGGCGCGCATTGCCGATGGAGGTATGGGGCCTGACAGACCCGGAATATCTGGCCCGCAAGGAAAAGAAGACCTCGTACTACGACGAGACATATGGCGCCGGAAACTGGTGGCAGTGGGACGCCGCGTCGGGCGGGCCGATACCGCCATTCCCGTAG
- a CDS encoding tyrosine-type recombinase/integrase → MPIRKDPDSGVYQLDLRTPGGQRVRRSTGTTDKKAAQEYHDRLKAELWRQEKLGEEPDHTLDEAALGMLKLSEGQSDYDAKVRHITYWREALGGSTPLRSLTAGDIMQKLPTHTTHKHRKPTPVKAATKNRYLSTIQRTLHLAAEWGWLTKAPKLSKFEEPDKRVRWEPPAVIARLIGAMTLEWMRDVSLVAVATGMREDELLSLQPRHVDLPQANAWVVAEQAKSGYARSVPLNGDALSVLERRISKAKKYVFERPSRDGEIRKISQTDARVLKRACKVVGIEDFHFHDLRHTWASWHVQHGTPLLALKELGGWETLEMVQKYAHLAPSHLAHHAQAVNFWSISTEEEKTQPARAA, encoded by the coding sequence ATGCCAATCCGCAAAGACCCCGATTCCGGCGTCTACCAGCTTGACCTCCGCACGCCAGGCGGCCAAAGAGTTAGACGCTCTACTGGCACGACCGACAAGAAAGCTGCGCAGGAATACCACGACCGACTGAAGGCCGAACTATGGCGCCAGGAGAAGTTGGGCGAAGAGCCCGACCACACCCTGGATGAGGCAGCCCTGGGCATGCTGAAGCTGTCGGAAGGTCAAAGCGACTATGACGCCAAGGTCAGACACATCACGTACTGGCGTGAGGCCCTGGGCGGGTCTACGCCGCTTCGCTCTTTAACCGCTGGCGACATCATGCAGAAGTTGCCGACGCATACCACGCACAAGCACCGCAAACCCACGCCCGTCAAAGCGGCGACCAAGAACCGCTACCTTTCGACGATCCAGCGCACCCTGCACTTGGCCGCCGAATGGGGATGGTTGACCAAGGCGCCGAAGTTGAGCAAGTTCGAGGAACCGGACAAGCGCGTACGCTGGGAGCCACCGGCGGTGATCGCACGCCTGATCGGCGCGATGACTCTGGAATGGATGCGAGACGTCAGTCTGGTGGCGGTAGCCACTGGCATGCGGGAGGACGAGCTTTTGTCGTTGCAGCCGCGGCACGTCGATTTGCCGCAGGCAAATGCCTGGGTGGTCGCCGAACAGGCCAAGTCCGGCTACGCCCGCTCGGTGCCGCTGAACGGCGACGCACTGAGTGTGCTGGAGCGACGCATCTCCAAGGCAAAGAAGTACGTTTTCGAACGGCCGTCACGCGACGGTGAGATCCGCAAGATTAGCCAGACCGATGCGCGCGTCCTGAAGCGAGCCTGCAAGGTGGTCGGAATAGAGGACTTCCACTTTCACGACCTGCGCCACACCTGGGCCTCCTGGCACGTCCAGCATGGCACCCCGTTGCTCGCGCTCAAGGAGCTGGGTGGCTGGGAGACGTTGGAGATGGTGCAGAAGTATGCCCACCTCGCGCCGTCGCATTTGGCCCACCATGCCCAGGCGGTCAACTTTTGGTCAATCTCGACCGAGGAAGAAAAAACGCAGCCGGCCAGGGCTGCGTAA
- a CDS encoding MetQ/NlpA family ABC transporter substrate-binding protein, whose amino-acid sequence MKFNAIKVFAVLALGVGLAATSAAFAQGKPLKVGVTGGPHAEIMEVVKAQAAKEGLQINIVEFADYVTPNVALAAGDLDANSYQHQPYLDNANADRGYKLVSIAKTVIFPIGIYSKKVKSLDGLKEGARIGIPNDPTNGGRALLLLQGQGLIKLKAGVGLKATPLDIAENPRKLRFIELDAAQLPRSLDDTDASAINTNFAMQAGLDPKRDAIAQESPNSPYANVIAVREKDKDRPEFAKLVAAYHSQAVKDFIQTKYHGAVVAAW is encoded by the coding sequence ATGAAGTTCAACGCTATCAAAGTATTCGCCGTGCTGGCCCTCGGGGTTGGCCTGGCCGCCACATCGGCCGCGTTCGCGCAGGGCAAGCCGCTGAAGGTCGGGGTGACAGGCGGCCCACACGCCGAGATCATGGAAGTCGTAAAAGCGCAGGCCGCCAAAGAAGGCCTGCAAATCAACATCGTCGAGTTCGCCGATTACGTAACGCCCAACGTGGCGCTTGCGGCCGGCGATCTGGACGCCAACAGCTACCAGCACCAGCCTTACCTGGACAACGCCAATGCGGATCGCGGCTACAAGCTCGTCAGCATTGCCAAGACCGTGATCTTCCCGATCGGCATCTACAGCAAGAAGGTAAAAAGCCTGGACGGGTTGAAAGAGGGCGCCCGTATCGGTATTCCCAACGATCCGACCAACGGCGGCCGTGCCTTGCTCCTGCTGCAGGGCCAGGGCCTGATCAAGTTGAAGGCCGGCGTGGGACTGAAAGCGACGCCCCTGGATATCGCGGAAAATCCCCGCAAGCTGCGGTTTATCGAGCTGGACGCGGCGCAATTGCCGCGCTCCCTGGACGATACCGACGCCTCGGCGATCAACACCAACTTCGCCATGCAGGCGGGCCTGGACCCGAAGCGCGACGCCATCGCGCAGGAATCCCCGAACTCGCCCTACGCCAACGTGATCGCCGTACGCGAGAAGGACAAGGACCGTCCCGAATTCGCCAAACTGGTGGCCGCGTATCATTCGCAGGCGGTCAAGGACTTTATTCAAACCAAGTACCATGGCGCCGTGGTCGCGGCCTGGTAA
- a CDS encoding methionine ABC transporter permease has product MSPQQLIDALTTSLLETLLMVGVSGFIAVLVGIPIGVVLVVTSRGGMLQRPGVNRVLAAIVNATRSLPFIILMVYIIPFTRLVAQTSIGTTAAIVPLSVAAIPFMARIAENALREVDPGLITAARAMGASPAQIIAKVLLPEALPGLVAGVMVTIVSLIGYSAMAGVIGGGGLGDLAIRYGYQRFQSDVMTAVVVVLIVLVQVMQSLGDWAVRRMSHR; this is encoded by the coding sequence ATGAGCCCGCAACAACTGATCGACGCTCTCACCACTTCGCTGCTTGAAACGCTTTTGATGGTCGGCGTGTCCGGCTTCATCGCGGTGCTGGTGGGCATACCGATAGGCGTGGTGCTTGTCGTGACCAGCCGCGGCGGGATGCTGCAGCGCCCGGGTGTGAACCGCGTGCTCGCGGCTATCGTCAATGCCACGCGGTCGCTGCCCTTCATCATTCTGATGGTTTACATCATCCCATTCACGCGCCTGGTGGCGCAGACTTCCATAGGCACCACGGCGGCTATCGTTCCCCTATCCGTCGCCGCCATCCCGTTCATGGCGCGTATCGCCGAAAACGCCTTGCGCGAAGTCGATCCCGGCCTCATCACCGCGGCGCGCGCGATGGGCGCATCCCCCGCGCAGATCATCGCCAAGGTGCTGCTGCCGGAGGCGCTGCCGGGCCTGGTTGCGGGCGTCATGGTCACCATCGTCAGCCTGATCGGCTATTCGGCGATGGCCGGTGTCATCGGCGGGGGTGGACTGGGTGACCTCGCCATCCGCTACGGCTACCAGCGCTTCCAGTCCGATGTCATGACGGCGGTGGTCGTCGTCCTGATCGTGCTGGTGCAAGTCATGCAAAGCCTTGGCGACTGGGCCGTTCGGCGCATGTCGCATCGTTAA
- a CDS encoding methionine ABC transporter ATP-binding protein: MIHIKNLHKTYATPHGRFEALRDITLHIAQGEVFGIIGPSGAGKSTLVQCINLLERPDAGTIAIGDQCLTGLPEEQLRQQRRRIGMVFQGFNLLSRRTVYGNVALPLEIAGVPRDDIPARVERLLKLVGLEHLRNRYPAQISGGQKQRVGIARALANEPDVLLSDEATSALDPETTHNILALLRDINRQTGITVVMITHQMEVVREVCDRVAVLSEGQVVEMGSAAEIFATPRHEVTRSMVSAATSSDLTDATLKALQARMRDAVAARPDTAVRLLRLSLGGSQGTGDLISHLSRHFSLDVSLIQARIEDVQGVAVGTAFVLVQGAPQSLEQASSDLATRAVAVQELAHEPATTDRRSHHFAA; the protein is encoded by the coding sequence ATGATTCACATCAAGAACCTCCACAAGACCTATGCGACACCGCATGGTCGCTTCGAAGCCCTGCGCGACATCACCCTGCATATCGCGCAAGGTGAAGTGTTCGGCATCATCGGGCCCAGCGGGGCCGGGAAAAGCACGCTCGTCCAGTGCATCAACCTGCTGGAGCGGCCCGACGCGGGCACCATCGCCATCGGCGACCAGTGCCTGACCGGACTGCCGGAAGAACAGCTGAGGCAGCAGCGGCGGCGCATCGGCATGGTCTTCCAGGGCTTCAACCTGCTGTCGCGTCGCACGGTGTACGGCAATGTCGCGCTGCCGCTGGAAATCGCCGGCGTGCCGCGCGACGATATCCCTGCCCGCGTCGAGCGCCTGTTGAAGCTGGTCGGGCTGGAGCACCTGCGCAACCGCTATCCGGCGCAAATCAGCGGCGGCCAGAAACAGCGCGTGGGTATCGCGCGCGCCCTGGCGAATGAACCGGATGTGCTTCTCAGCGATGAGGCTACCTCCGCGCTCGACCCCGAGACGACTCACAATATCCTGGCACTGCTGCGCGATATCAACCGGCAGACCGGCATCACGGTGGTGATGATCACCCACCAGATGGAAGTGGTGCGCGAGGTCTGCGACCGCGTTGCCGTGCTGTCGGAAGGCCAGGTCGTCGAAATGGGCAGCGCGGCGGAAATCTTCGCCACGCCGCGCCATGAGGTCACCCGGTCCATGGTGTCCGCGGCGACCTCCAGCGACCTGACCGACGCCACGCTGAAGGCCCTGCAGGCGCGCATGCGCGACGCGGTCGCGGCGCGGCCCGATACCGCCGTGCGCCTATTGCGCCTGTCCCTGGGCGGGAGCCAGGGTACGGGCGATCTCATCTCCCATCTATCCCGTCATTTTTCATTGGATGTCAGCCTGATCCAGGCGCGCATCGAGGACGTGCAGGGTGTCGCCGTGGGTACGGCGTTTGTCCTGGTCCAAGGCGCGCCGCAATCCCTGGAGCAGGCTTCATCCGACCTGGCGACGCGTGCCGTCGCCGTGCAAGAGCTAGCCCATGAGCCCGCAACAACTGATCGACGCTCTCACCACTTCGCTGCTTGA
- a CDS encoding glycoside hydrolase family 31 protein — translation MPPNFDFAHTNQLESIELLTARPSRIDFDTGDGLRFVVEAHAPGVFRVRCGHPHALGDEKPSTREKAIAEMLLARQEAVGEATVVPRDGGGWRIVQGETALEVLTDPVRIALFKGDNQVFISDDSEQAPGFGHNALDEPGEAVWTVSFALDAADRIYGLGETPGDLNRRDENVVSDDPEHRALPLAWSPTGWGVYVNTVRRVQHALGAAPADNAYVVTVDDAVLDVFLFVGEPAEILNQYTALTGRAGQPVLWAMGVWLRQAEGEMATQTTSLVERLRAHELPLDAVQLAPPAAWTFQADKAQVEWDATRFPDARQLFALFHKHHVHVCAPGFPGVLRHTPLFEELEDRGWLLARDDGNAQVFDGNSVSGGQPFGLLDLTNRDVYAFWAERQRQLIEDGLDAPACDIQLAIPDGITARGGESGPALRTIYPLLARRALFDAVAGHKVPPEGVVPSTDLFPAAQRLPWQNGPRVSNDWDGLEHTLRTALSIGASGLPVQVHSIGNAAAPADAMTPELYLRWLTFGVFSSNFFFEGVEKLMPWAFGEETLAHARTWLQWRYRLIPYVLGAVEDAVRTGLPVQRSMAMAFPNDAEAHAWDLQYLLGPALLVAPIVKPGNEVRVYLPKGEAWWDLNTGHRYEGGSVWTVNCDMGQYPVFGREGHMLCLGPAAHHTGEFNSARILDEVWMFGMPMHNPVVMRNKIRVMQMQGSSYIKGLEGLRILPSEGLEVKRRGAEVRISRAR, via the coding sequence GTGCCGCCCAACTTCGATTTTGCGCATACAAATCAACTCGAAAGCATCGAGTTGTTAACTGCCCGCCCTAGCCGAATCGACTTCGATACGGGCGACGGTTTGCGTTTTGTGGTCGAAGCCCACGCACCGGGGGTGTTCCGGGTCCGCTGTGGTCATCCTCATGCGCTGGGCGACGAAAAACCCAGCACGCGGGAAAAGGCGATCGCGGAAATGCTGCTGGCCCGCCAGGAGGCCGTCGGCGAAGCCACCGTCGTGCCTCGCGATGGCGGAGGCTGGCGCATCGTCCAGGGCGAAACCGCGCTGGAGGTCTTGACCGATCCGGTGCGTATCGCCCTGTTCAAGGGCGACAACCAGGTTTTCATCTCGGACGACTCCGAGCAGGCGCCCGGTTTTGGCCACAACGCGCTGGACGAGCCCGGTGAAGCCGTCTGGACAGTCAGCTTCGCGCTGGACGCCGCGGATCGGATTTACGGCCTGGGCGAAACCCCGGGGGACCTGAATCGCCGGGACGAAAACGTCGTTTCCGACGATCCCGAACATCGCGCGCTGCCGCTGGCGTGGAGTCCCACCGGCTGGGGCGTCTACGTCAATACCGTGCGGCGCGTGCAGCATGCGCTGGGCGCGGCACCGGCCGACAACGCCTACGTTGTCACGGTGGACGACGCCGTGCTGGACGTGTTCCTCTTCGTCGGCGAGCCCGCCGAAATCCTGAACCAGTACACCGCCCTGACGGGCCGGGCCGGCCAGCCCGTCCTGTGGGCCATGGGCGTCTGGCTGCGCCAGGCCGAAGGCGAAATGGCGACGCAGACCACCTCGCTGGTCGAGCGCCTGCGCGCCCATGAACTGCCGCTGGATGCCGTGCAGCTTGCGCCACCGGCCGCCTGGACATTCCAGGCCGACAAGGCCCAGGTGGAATGGGACGCCACCCGTTTTCCGGATGCGCGCCAGTTGTTCGCCTTGTTCCACAAGCACCACGTGCATGTATGCGCGCCCGGTTTCCCGGGCGTCCTGCGCCATACCCCCTTGTTCGAGGAACTGGAAGACCGCGGCTGGCTGCTTGCGCGCGACGACGGCAATGCCCAGGTCTTCGATGGCAATAGCGTGTCCGGCGGGCAGCCGTTCGGGCTGCTGGACCTGACCAACCGCGACGTCTATGCGTTTTGGGCCGAACGCCAGCGCCAGTTGATCGAAGACGGGCTGGATGCGCCCGCCTGCGATATCCAGCTGGCCATCCCGGACGGTATCACCGCCCGCGGCGGCGAATCGGGTCCCGCCCTGCGTACGATCTATCCCTTGCTGGCGCGGCGCGCGTTGTTCGACGCCGTGGCGGGCCACAAGGTGCCGCCGGAAGGGGTGGTGCCCAGCACCGATCTCTTCCCGGCCGCCCAGCGTTTGCCGTGGCAGAACGGTCCGCGCGTCAGCAACGACTGGGATGGCCTGGAACACACGCTGCGTACGGCCCTGTCCATCGGCGCCAGCGGCCTGCCCGTGCAGGTCCATTCCATCGGCAATGCCGCGGCGCCCGCGGACGCGATGACGCCGGAGCTATACCTGCGCTGGCTGACCTTCGGCGTGTTCTCGTCCAACTTCTTCTTCGAAGGGGTGGAAAAGCTCATGCCGTGGGCCTTCGGCGAGGAAACGCTGGCCCATGCCAGGACCTGGCTGCAGTGGCGCTATCGCCTGATTCCCTACGTGCTGGGTGCCGTGGAAGACGCGGTGCGCACCGGCCTGCCGGTGCAGCGTTCGATGGCCATGGCTTTTCCCAATGACGCGGAAGCCCATGCCTGGGACCTCCAGTATCTGCTGGGGCCGGCCTTGCTCGTTGCCCCCATCGTCAAGCCGGGCAACGAGGTGCGCGTTTACCTGCCCAAGGGCGAAGCGTGGTGGGACCTGAACACCGGCCATCGTTACGAAGGCGGTTCGGTCTGGACCGTCAACTGCGACATGGGCCAGTATCCCGTCTTCGGCCGCGAAGGCCACATGCTGTGCCTGGGGCCGGCGGCGCATCACACGGGCGAATTCAATTCCGCCCGCATCCTCGATGAAGTCTGGATGTTCGGCATGCCGATGCACAATCCTGTCGTCATGCGCAACAAGATCCGCGTCATGCAAATGCAGGGGTCCAGCTACATCAAGGGTCTGGAAGGCCTGCGCATCCTTCCGTCCGAAGGGTTGGAGGTCAAGCGCCGCGGCGCCGAAGTCCGTATCTCACGCGCCCGTTGA